The Trueperaceae bacterium genome includes a window with the following:
- the dps gene encoding DNA starvation/stationary phase protection protein Dps, which translates to MPTATKSRLIDVKIDIPKGDRENLVAILNQQLADTLDLYSQIKQAHWNVKGLGFQQVHLLFDDQAEIFEGFADMLAERVALLGGVALGTVRMAAASSRLPEFPADEHAVPVFLELVRDRVAAYAKSNRAAIAAVAKIDEPTTEDLLTEVSRGTDQQLYFLESHLY; encoded by the coding sequence ATGCCTACCGCAACCAAGAGCCGTCTCATAGACGTCAAGATCGACATCCCGAAGGGCGACCGCGAGAACCTCGTGGCCATCCTCAATCAGCAGCTGGCCGACACGCTCGACCTCTACAGCCAGATCAAGCAGGCGCACTGGAACGTCAAGGGCCTGGGTTTCCAGCAAGTGCACCTGCTCTTCGACGACCAGGCCGAGATCTTCGAGGGTTTCGCCGACATGCTCGCCGAGCGCGTGGCGCTCCTCGGCGGCGTGGCGCTCGGCACCGTGCGCATGGCGGCGGCATCATCGCGGTTGCCCGAGTTCCCGGCCGACGAGCACGCGGTGCCCGTCTTCCTCGAGCTCGTGCGCGACCGCGTGGCGGCCTACGCCAAGAGCAACCGGGCCGCCATCGCGGCCGTGGCGAAGATCGACGAGCCGACCACGGAGGACCTCCTCACCGAGGTGTCGCGCGGCACCGACCAGCAGCTCTACTTCCTGGAGTCGCACCTGTACTGA
- a CDS encoding bifunctional nuclease family protein: protein MVRIELEGIAVSGDENQFLALLRAPGGEVLPISIDSAQAISIAAGRGSERPDRPLTHDLVMSVLELFGATVERVEITDLKGGVFYASLVLARSGVSFEVDARPSDAMALAVRSGAPIFVAEGVIEEAAMRDEDFTDSGGAKA, encoded by the coding sequence GTGGTGCGCATAGAACTCGAGGGCATCGCCGTCTCCGGCGACGAGAACCAGTTCCTCGCGCTCCTGCGGGCGCCTGGCGGCGAGGTGTTGCCCATCAGCATCGATTCCGCGCAGGCCATCAGCATCGCGGCCGGCCGCGGCAGCGAGCGCCCCGACAGGCCGCTCACCCACGACCTCGTCATGTCGGTCCTAGAGCTGTTCGGCGCGACCGTCGAGCGCGTCGAGATCACGGACCTGAAGGGCGGGGTGTTCTACGCCTCCCTCGTGCTCGCGCGCTCCGGCGTCAGCTTCGAGGTCGATGCGAGGCCGTCTGACGCCATGGCCCTCGCCGTGCGCTCCGGCGCGCCCATCTTCGTGGCCGAAGGCGTCATCGAGGAGGCCGCCATGCGCGATGAGGACTTCACGGACTCCGGCGGCGCGAAAGCCTAG
- the gatB gene encoding Asp-tRNA(Asn)/Glu-tRNA(Gln) amidotransferase subunit GatB encodes MFEPVIGLEVHLALRTTSKLFCGCSAEGFGARPNENVCPVCLGLPGALPVVNERAVELALRFAVALGCEVPNTTYFHRKHYFYPDAPKNYQTSQGDVPIGRHGQVVLPSGKRVGITRCHLEEDAGRLVHPAYADHSLVDLNRAGAPLVEMVTEPDIRSAEEAREFLAEIRAIAQALDVSDAAPEEGKMRADVNVSVRLPGEPFGTKVEVKNLNSFKSVAAALGFEAKRQAQLLEGGRRVVQETRGWNEGGQRTYSLRSKETAADYRYLRDPDIPAVAIPDERKRAVLAAMPELPQARLGRYLADGVRGTEAAQIAYDHAVARLFDATVAAYTGPAQNVANWLTGEVAGRANALGVSAADTKLTPAALARLVELVDGGSLSATAAKDLVPDLLEGADPAELVASRGLGQVSDVAALEALVAKAVEANPELVERVRANPNAINALLGKVMAASQGKANPDLARRLLEERLGG; translated from the coding sequence ATGTTCGAGCCGGTCATCGGCCTTGAGGTACACCTCGCTCTGCGCACGACGAGCAAGCTCTTCTGCGGCTGCTCGGCGGAAGGCTTCGGCGCGCGCCCCAACGAGAACGTCTGCCCGGTCTGCCTCGGTCTGCCGGGCGCCTTGCCCGTCGTCAACGAGCGGGCGGTCGAGCTCGCGCTGCGCTTCGCCGTGGCCCTCGGCTGCGAGGTCCCGAACACGACGTACTTCCACCGCAAGCACTACTTCTACCCTGACGCCCCGAAGAACTACCAGACGAGCCAGGGCGACGTGCCCATAGGCCGGCACGGTCAGGTCGTGCTGCCAAGCGGCAAGCGCGTCGGCATCACCCGGTGCCACCTGGAGGAGGACGCCGGGCGCCTCGTGCACCCCGCCTACGCCGACCACTCGCTCGTCGACCTCAACCGCGCCGGCGCGCCGCTCGTGGAGATGGTGACCGAGCCGGACATCCGCTCGGCCGAGGAGGCGCGCGAGTTCCTCGCCGAGATCAGGGCCATCGCCCAGGCGCTTGACGTGTCCGACGCGGCCCCGGAGGAGGGCAAGATGCGCGCCGACGTCAACGTGTCCGTGCGTCTGCCCGGCGAGCCGTTCGGCACCAAGGTCGAGGTCAAGAACCTCAACTCCTTCAAGAGCGTCGCCGCGGCCCTGGGCTTCGAGGCGAAACGCCAGGCGCAGCTCCTGGAAGGCGGGCGCCGCGTCGTCCAGGAGACCCGGGGGTGGAACGAGGGCGGCCAGCGCACCTACTCGCTGCGCTCCAAGGAGACGGCGGCCGACTACCGCTACCTGCGCGACCCGGACATCCCCGCGGTCGCCATCCCGGACGAGCGCAAGCGCGCCGTGCTGGCGGCCATGCCCGAGCTGCCGCAGGCCCGCCTGGGGCGCTACCTAGCGGACGGTGTGCGCGGAACGGAGGCGGCGCAGATCGCCTACGACCACGCCGTGGCCCGGCTGTTCGACGCCACGGTGGCCGCCTACACCGGCCCGGCGCAGAACGTTGCGAACTGGTTGACGGGCGAGGTAGCCGGCCGCGCGAACGCGCTCGGGGTGAGCGCCGCGGACACCAAGCTGACGCCCGCCGCGCTCGCGCGCCTCGTCGAGCTCGTCGACGGCGGCTCGCTCTCCGCCACCGCCGCCAAGGACCTCGTGCCCGACCTCCTCGAAGGCGCAGACCCCGCCGAGCTCGTCGCCAGCCGCGGCCTCGGTCAGGTCAGCGACGTCGCGGCCCTCGAGGCCCTCGTCGCGAAGGCGGTGGAGGCCAACCCGGAGCTCGTGGAGCGCGTCAGGGCCAACCCCAATGCGATCAACGCCTTGCTCGGGAAGGTCATGGCCGCCAGCCAGGGCAAGGCCAACCCCGACCTGGCGCGGCGGCTGTTGGAAGAACGCCTCGGCGGGTAA